In Ailuropoda melanoleuca isolate Jingjing chromosome X, ASM200744v2, whole genome shotgun sequence, a single genomic region encodes these proteins:
- the KLHL34 gene encoding kelch-like protein 34, with protein MSYFLSYCKAHGGALLTGYQALRAEGFLCDVTLEVEGSEFLAHRSLLACSSDYFRALFKSHTRESRASVIHLHVPSAAGLQRLLDFIYTAWLPLSMDTVEDTLEAASYLQVTEALGLCGRYLERQLAPENCCFAANVAARFGLAHTLGTAESCIVRHLRELLLRGAGPMGLLELNPTSLKAVLGAPDVARVPEAWLLGLALAWLRQEPEAERLAHCASLLERVRFGLVPADVLRRVYSGSGLVLPPRVKGLIIQALNYHTAPSRQPLLQGEQTSVRSPQTRILLVGGCRAREAVTEEVVVPRGVARGRVAAAEPEEEEEEEDEQLEEEEDWEFTQDVVAFDVYNHRWRSLTRLPAPLLGHSVCTVGNFLFVLGGESPSDGAASPPADGVRAVTAEVHRYDPRFHAWTAVPAMREARAHFWCGAVGEGLLAVGGLGADGQALASVEMYDLRRDRWTAAGALPRALHGHAGAVGDRGVVYISGGKAGRGEGGASSLREVYALGPGERAWSKRAPMSTARFGHHMAVLRGAVFAFLGRYEPFSEIERYDPGTDQWTRLRPLPYDRFCYGLAVVEETALLLGGLKWRDSRQVPTRNVVGYDLDLDRWEDIGCALPWAWNGLQCAVLQLAEGGDEEREGGLGEAPDLVLGLLG; from the coding sequence ATGAGTTACTTCCTATCTTACTGTAAAGCTCATGGCGGCGCACTGCTCACCGGCTATCAGGCCCTGCGCGCGGAGGGCTTCCTGTGCGATGTGACGCTGGAGGTCGAGGGCAGCGAGTTCCTGGCGCATAGGTCGCTGCTCGCGTGTTCCAGCGACTACTTCAGGGCCCTGTTCAAGAGCCACACCCGGGAATCCAGGGCCAGCGTGATCCACCTACACGTGCCGTCGGCGGCCGGCCTGCAGCGCTTGCTGGACTTCATTTACACAGCCTGGCTGCCGCTCTCCATGGACACGGTGGAAGACACGCTGGAGGCCGCCAGCTACCTGCAGGTGACCGAGGCACTGGGGCTGTGTGGCCGCTACCTGGAACGCCAGCTGGCGCCGGAGAACTGCTGCTTCGCCGCCAACGTGGCGGCGCGCTTCGGCCTGGCGCACACTTTGGGCACCGCAGAGAGCTGTATTGTGCGCCACCTGCGGGAGCTGCTGCTGCGGGGCGCGGGCCCCATGGGGCTGCTGGAGCTGAACCCTACGTCGCTGAAGGCTGTGTTGGGTGCCCCCGACGTGGCGCGGGTGCCTGAGGCCTGGCTGCTGGGTCTAGCACTGGCCTGGCTGCGGCAGGAGCCTGAGGCCGAACGCCTGGCCCACTGCGCCTCGCTGCTCGAGCGAGTTCGCTTCGGCCTAGTACCTGCTGACGTGCTGCGGCGCGTGTACTCGGGCTCTGGCCTCGTCCTGCCTCCCCGGGTCAAGGGCCTCATCATCCAGGCCCTCAACTACCACACGGCGCCCTCCCGCCAGCCGCTCTTGCAGGGCGAGCAGACCAGCGTCCGGAGTCCCCAAACCCGCATCTTGTTGGTAGGGGGGTGCAGGGCGCGGGAGGCAGTGACCGAGGAGGTCGTGGTCCCCCGGGGGGTAGCCAGGGGCAGGGTCGCCGCAGCCgagccagaggaggaggaggaggaggaagatgagcaattggaagaggaggaggattgGGAGTTCACCCAGGACGTGGTGGCCTTCGACGTGTACAACCACCGCTGGCGCAGTCTCACACGGCTGCCTGCGCCGCTATTGGGGCACAGCGTGTGCACCGTAGGCAATTTCCTGTTCGTCCTGGGCGGGGAGAGTCCTTCTGATGGCGCCGCCTCACCCCCGGCAGACGGCGTGCGGGCGGTCACGGCCGAGGTGCACCGCTACGACCCGCGCTTCCACGCTTGGACCGCGGTGCCAGCTATGCGGGAAGCGCGGGCCCATTTCTGGTGCGGCGCCGTGGGCGAGGGGCTCCTGGCTGTCGGGGGTCTGGGCGCGGACGGCCAGGCGCTGGCGTCCGTAGAAATGTATGACCTGCGCCGGGACCGCTGGACGGCGGCCGGGGCACTGCCGCGGGCGCTGCACGGCCACGCGGGGGCCGTCGGGGACCGCGGCGTCGTGTACATCTCTGGGGGTAAGGCGGGAAGAGGCGAGGGCGGCGCGAGCAGCCTCCGGGAAGTGTatgccctgggccctggggagcGCGCGTGGAGCAAGAGGGCGCCCATGAGCACGGCCCGCTTCGGGCACCATATGGCTGTGCTGCGCGGCGCGGTGTTCGCCTTTCTGGGGCGCTATGAGCCCTTCTCTGAGATCGAACGCTATGACCCCGGCACGGACCAGTGGACTCGGCTGCGGCCGCTACCCTATGATCGCTTCTGCTATGGGCTGGCCGTGGTGGAGGAGACGGCGCTGCTGCTGGGCGGCCTCAAATGGCGGGACTCGCGGCAGGTGCCTACCCGCAACGTGGTGGGCTATGACCTCGACCTGGACCGCTGGGAGGACATTGGCTGCGCGCTACCCTGGGCCTGGAATGGCCTCCAGTGCGCAGTGCTGCAGCTGGCTGAGGGTGgggatgaggagagggagggagggctcgGAGAGGCGCCAGATTTAGTGCTGGGCTTATTGGGTTAG